The stretch of DNA GGGCATTACGCTCTTTGGCACCAGTCCATACTTCTCTGCGAGGTCGGCCACGCCACAGAACGTTCCGCCATCGTTGAGCGGATGCTTAAAAAAGAACTGCACTTCGGGGTCTCCGATGGGCTTTTTGGCACAGTTGACCACGGCTTGCAACATGAGATTGGCCTTCTCCAACTGATCCCAGAAGAAGAGGTAGGCATGCGAAAACTCCACCCGCAGCGAATCGTTCTTCAGAGCAAAGTCGGCACGGAGCACGTTCAAACCCGTAAACATCCAGCATCGACCCGAACTTTTCTGATTGTGTATGTTTTGTTTGGGCGTCTCCAGACTGAAGTAAGTGTCCACTTCGCCTCGACTCTCGGGCGTCCGTGCCAGTTCGTCGATAGAGTTGGCAGCAATGGCATTGACCAATGCGCGTTCGGCAGGTCCCTGTTTGCCTCTCTGCTGTATCGTTTCTAACATCTGCAACGATATTCCTCCTTCTTTGTTTTGGGCGTTTACGCTGCCGGCAATGGCCAAACAGAAGCCCCATATCAGTGCGTTCTTGTTCATGTGAGGTTTAAAATTGATAAGTTTGCACAAAGATACAAAAAACTTTTGATCAGCCAACGGAAAGCACGGAATAAGAGGGGACATCACAAAACAGGGCGAAAAGAATCACAAAGATTAACACTTTACACCTACTCGATTAACACTTCTCTTTTGCTCCATTTAGAAAATGAAATACGCAAAAGGGACATATTTATGTAAAAAGAAATCAACTATAACGAAGGAAAAGATGGTCTTTTGACAGTCAAAAGACCTGAGATTGAAACTCAAAAGACGGTCTTTTGATGATCAAAAGACCGTCTTTCCAAGCAAAAAACACATCCTTTTGCAGGAGAAAAGTCCTCCTTTTCTTCCCTTATCTCTTGCTACTGAATGTATAAAAGCTGATAGATTTTCTTTAATTCTATGATTATCAGAGACTTAAAGAATTTCCTGCAAAACCTCGTGAGACGGCGTTCTACGCGCCAAAGGCGGCAAACTTTTCGTAGAAACGATTCTCGTGCAGTTTTCAAAACTTATTTTTAACAATCCCGTTTCTCTGTTTGTTTATTTTAAGAAACCAGCTTCCAGCGTGCTTCTCTCTGCCTTCAGACGTTCTGTAAGTGACCTTCTATAAGTAGAAGGCACGCGTGCCCTTGCACGTATCGCCGTCTATAGACTTAGTTCAGCACCTCTCCGCCGATCTTTTCTGCCAGAATTTCTTCGGTGCCCCGCCTCACATCGCCATTCTTTGCTACGAGATAAAAGCCCGTTCCAGGGGTCCATTCTAAGCAAAACAGGTCCGTCGGACCGTTGTAACCATAGTGTTTGATGCGACTAAGCACCCAGTCGCGAGTTCGATTGCAGTGCATCAGCGTGCTGTCTACGATGGCTCCGTTATTCACCAGCAGGTAAGACTCCGCCATTTTCCCCACCTCCGACACCGTCACAGACCCGTTGGTTTCAAATCTTACGTCATCTACGTCGAACATAGAGAATACGCCTTTCTGTCTGAGTAGCAGTCGGAACTGTTCCATCTCTAAGCTGTTGCGCTTGAAAACTTTGAAGTTCAGTACGCCGTTCTTCACCAAATAAACGCTGTCGCCCTTGATGATGCGCCGCAACAGGGCCGAGCGCATACAGAAACGGATGAAGAGATTGAAGGCCGTCCACACGGCTAAGGCAAAGAGAATGTGCCAAACACGCATGTCGGGATTGTAAATCACGCCTCCGACAAGGGCACCGATCACAAACGCACTCACCGTGTCGAGCGGCGTGAGCTGTGCCATCTGCGCCTTTCCGGCCACGCGAAGAAAGAAAAGTATGCCCACCATGCCGGTGATTAGCTTGAGGGCGATGTCAAAATACTGCATTTAGGTGCTATTATTATTGGTGGAATGTATATATATTTCTGCCACTATCGACTATGCAAGCGTTGCTCCGAGACCTATCAACAGCAGCAACCATCTGTTGATAGAATATTTTTCCATTCGTTCTTGATGCCATCTCGGGTTTTCATCTCATTGAGAAAACCCGTTTGTAGGAGTTAAATACGTTTATGGTTGACTTTATTTTCGATCGGAATATAAGGATGCAGCCCGAACACGCGACAGGGTTTCGGGCGTCATTTGCAAGTAGTTGGCCACATAAAGCAGCGGTGCTCGTAGCACCACTTGCGGCATGAGTTTGCACAATTTGAGGTATCTGTCTTGCGCTGTTTCGAATCTTAAGAGGTCGGCATGCACTTGAGAGATAATCAGACTCTCTTCCAAGATCTTTCGAAACAGTATCTGAATGTTCACATTATGCAGTGCCACCTCTTCCAATCTGCGCTTAGGCAGAGCGTAGATAAGGGTAGGTTCGAGGGCTTCTACTTGTAGAAGGGAGGGTTTTTCCTGAAAAAGGCTCTCAATACACATAAAGATACTGCCTTCTACACCAATGTGTTCGGTCAGTTGTTTGCCATTTTTGAAATAGAATTGTCTGACCAATCCACGTTCGATATAATAGATATGCTGGCAGGTCTCTCCCTCTTTGAGAATCATTTCGCCCTTAGCGAACTTCATCGGCACAAGCACACTCTCGAGAATATCCAACTCGTCGTGCGTCATTGTGCTGTATTTGCGTGCCAATTCGCGAGCAATATCGCGGGTAGAGTTGCTAAGTTCTTTCA from Prevotella sp. oral taxon 475 encodes:
- a CDS encoding DUF421 domain-containing protein, producing MQYFDIALKLITGMVGILFFLRVAGKAQMAQLTPLDTVSAFVIGALVGGVIYNPDMRVWHILFALAVWTAFNLFIRFCMRSALLRRIIKGDSVYLVKNGVLNFKVFKRNSLEMEQFRLLLRQKGVFSMFDVDDVRFETNGSVTVSEVGKMAESYLLVNNGAIVDSTLMHCNRTRDWVLSRIKHYGYNGPTDLFCLEWTPGTGFYLVAKNGDVRRGTEEILAEKIGGEVLN
- a CDS encoding Crp/Fnr family transcriptional regulator — translated: MKELSNSTRDIARELARKYSTMTHDELDILESVLVPMKFAKGEMILKEGETCQHIYYIERGLVRQFYFKNGKQLTEHIGVEGSIFMCIESLFQEKPSLLQVEALEPTLIYALPKRRLEEVALHNVNIQILFRKILEESLIISQVHADLLRFETAQDRYLKLCKLMPQVVLRAPLLYVANYLQMTPETLSRVRAASLYSDRK